A single window of uncultured Sunxiuqinia sp. DNA harbors:
- a CDS encoding GlmU family protein, whose amino-acid sequence MNAILLDSPGWENLLPLCFTRPVSELRTGILTIAEKWEKRLKGKFSWQTESYLQAKYPKVTATENLLINAHVCPTDELIAQVKKLQLGQGIVWNGQPIVALVDEAASDSFYENTAEIQWMDFSGELDLIQYPWDLTEFNSRQIQLDFDLLTADRESEPISHTNQLIHPEDIFVEQGAKLEFATINATAGPVYIGRDAEIMEGSFIRGPFVLGDHAVVNMGSKIYGATTIGPFSKVGGEISQSILIGYSNKGHDGFLGNSVLGEWCNLGAGTNVSNLKNNYEPVKMWNYTTGRFYKTGLQFGGLIMGDHSKAGISSMFNTGTVVGVGCNIHGTGFPRQFVPSFADGGPGGFKLHQLKSVFSVAEKVMTRRNRELTEIDKQILTTVFDRTSVFRSF is encoded by the coding sequence ATGAATGCAATTTTGTTGGATTCTCCGGGGTGGGAAAACCTGTTGCCACTTTGTTTTACTCGTCCTGTTTCTGAGCTGCGAACTGGAATTTTAACGATAGCCGAAAAATGGGAAAAGCGTCTTAAAGGAAAGTTTTCATGGCAAACAGAAAGCTATTTGCAAGCTAAATATCCCAAAGTAACCGCAACTGAAAATTTACTGATCAATGCTCATGTTTGTCCAACAGATGAGTTGATTGCTCAGGTGAAAAAACTTCAGTTAGGGCAAGGAATTGTGTGGAATGGCCAGCCAATTGTCGCTCTTGTTGACGAAGCAGCATCCGACTCTTTTTATGAAAATACTGCTGAAATTCAATGGATGGATTTTTCCGGAGAATTGGATCTGATTCAATATCCATGGGATTTGACCGAATTTAATTCCCGGCAAATTCAGTTGGATTTTGACTTGTTGACAGCCGATCGTGAATCAGAGCCAATTAGTCATACAAATCAGTTAATTCATCCGGAGGATATCTTCGTGGAGCAGGGAGCGAAACTCGAATTTGCTACGATTAATGCGACAGCCGGGCCCGTTTACATTGGTAGAGATGCCGAAATAATGGAAGGATCATTTATTCGCGGCCCTTTTGTGTTGGGCGATCATGCGGTGGTGAACATGGGAAGTAAAATATACGGAGCAACAACCATTGGTCCATTTTCGAAAGTTGGTGGCGAAATCAGTCAATCAATTCTGATTGGATATTCCAATAAAGGACATGACGGTTTTTTAGGAAACTCGGTTTTGGGCGAGTGGTGTAACTTAGGCGCCGGGACCAATGTTTCGAACCTAAAAAACAACTACGAGCCGGTTAAAATGTGGAATTATACGACAGGCCGTTTTTATAAGACCGGATTGCAGTTTGGCGGACTGATCATGGGAGATCATTCCAAAGCGGGTATTAGTTCCATGTTCAATACCGGAACGGTTGTTGGCGTGGGCTGCAATATTCATGGAACCGGGTTTCCACGACAGTTTGTTCCTTCGTTTGCCGATGGAGGTCCGGGAGGTTTTAAGCTTCATCAACTAAAAAGTGTTTTTAGTGTCGCTGAAAAAGTGATGACACGTCGAAATCGGGAGTTGACCGAAATTGATAAACAAATACTAACTACTGTTTTCGATCGGACTTCGGTCTTTCGCAGTTTTTAA
- the lon gene encoding endopeptidase La — MIFTGMGDDDSEIIPIIADGNEEELKNFQAPEVLPILPLRNTVLFPGVVIPITVGRQKSLKLIQDVFRGDKLLGTVTQQDGSIDDPEQKDLYKVGTVAQILKVLEMPDGSTSVIIQGKRRFEVTSYQEEFPYFRAQVTLLDEILPAENNTEFSAVVGSLKDLSIKVAQYSSNVPPEATFAVKNIENSTFLINFICSNTDLEVEEKQKLLEIADVRERGIQAISYLVKEVQMLELKRDIQTKVKTDLDQQQREYLLNQQMKTIQDELGGNPIEQEIADMKEAAKDKKWSEEVAAFFDKEVTKLHRLNPAAGEYSVQFSYCQTLLELPWNEYTEDNFDLKHAQKVLDEDHYGLEKVKERILEHLAVLKLKKDMKAPILCLYGPPGVGKTSLGKSIGRALNRKYIRMSLGGLRDEAEIRGHRKTYIGAMPGRILQNIKKAKTSNPVFILDEIDKVSQDFHGDPASALLEVLDPEQNSEFHDNYVEVDYDLSNVMFVATANTLNTIAAPLRDRLELIDVNGYIVEEKIEIAKRHLLPKQLKDHGVKKNQVSFTKDILEHVVENYTRESGVRELNKKLAKIIRRIAKKIAFEEPYNKKLTKEDIREYLGVVQYTRESYQGNEIPGVVTGLAWTAHGGEILFVESSLSTGKGGLTLTGNLGEVMKESAMLAMEYLKSHREELGLEQEMFDKNNFHVHVPEGAIPKDGPSAGVTMVTSLSSALTKRKVRKNIAMTGEITLRGKVLPVGGIKEKILAAKRAGIKEVLLSADNEKDLEEIKDVYLKGLKFHFVKNISDVLDFALLKS; from the coding sequence ATGATATTCACAGGTATGGGAGACGATGATTCTGAAATTATTCCAATCATTGCCGATGGAAATGAAGAAGAACTGAAAAATTTTCAGGCACCCGAAGTACTGCCAATTTTGCCACTTCGAAATACAGTATTATTCCCCGGTGTTGTTATTCCGATTACAGTTGGAAGACAAAAATCACTGAAACTCATTCAAGATGTTTTTCGTGGGGATAAATTATTGGGAACGGTGACTCAACAGGATGGCAGCATTGATGATCCGGAACAAAAAGACTTGTACAAGGTCGGCACGGTCGCTCAAATTTTGAAAGTTCTTGAGATGCCTGATGGGTCAACTTCTGTTATTATTCAAGGTAAACGGAGGTTTGAAGTGACCAGTTATCAGGAAGAGTTCCCTTATTTTAGAGCGCAGGTTACTTTGCTTGACGAAATCTTACCAGCAGAGAATAATACTGAATTCAGTGCTGTCGTTGGATCTCTTAAAGATTTGTCAATTAAGGTCGCTCAATATTCCAGTAATGTACCTCCAGAGGCAACTTTCGCCGTTAAGAATATCGAAAACTCCACCTTCCTGATCAACTTTATTTGTTCTAACACTGACCTTGAGGTTGAGGAGAAACAGAAATTGCTCGAAATTGCTGATGTTCGCGAGCGTGGAATACAAGCCATTTCATACTTGGTGAAAGAGGTTCAAATGTTGGAGTTGAAACGCGATATTCAAACCAAAGTAAAAACGGATCTAGATCAGCAGCAGCGTGAATATCTGCTTAATCAGCAAATGAAAACCATTCAGGATGAGCTTGGAGGCAATCCGATAGAGCAGGAAATTGCTGATATGAAAGAAGCTGCCAAGGATAAAAAGTGGAGCGAAGAAGTTGCTGCTTTTTTCGATAAAGAGGTAACCAAACTGCATCGATTAAATCCAGCAGCTGGTGAGTATTCAGTTCAATTCTCCTATTGTCAGACATTGCTTGAGCTTCCTTGGAATGAATATACTGAGGATAATTTTGACCTGAAACATGCACAAAAGGTGTTGGATGAAGATCATTATGGATTGGAGAAAGTGAAAGAACGGATTTTGGAGCACCTGGCTGTTTTGAAATTGAAGAAGGATATGAAAGCTCCAATTTTGTGTTTGTATGGTCCTCCAGGAGTCGGTAAAACTTCGCTTGGAAAGTCAATCGGAAGAGCACTTAACCGAAAGTATATTCGCATGAGCCTTGGTGGACTGCGGGATGAAGCTGAGATTCGTGGTCATCGGAAAACCTACATTGGAGCAATGCCGGGACGTATTTTGCAAAATATTAAGAAAGCAAAAACCTCAAATCCCGTTTTTATTCTTGATGAGATTGACAAGGTTTCGCAGGATTTTCATGGCGATCCGGCCTCGGCTTTACTCGAGGTGCTCGATCCTGAGCAAAACTCAGAGTTTCATGACAATTATGTGGAAGTCGATTATGACTTGTCTAATGTGATGTTTGTGGCGACAGCCAATACGCTGAATACCATTGCAGCTCCCTTGCGTGACCGCTTGGAGTTGATCGATGTAAACGGATATATTGTTGAGGAAAAGATCGAAATAGCCAAGCGCCATTTGCTTCCTAAGCAATTGAAGGATCATGGGGTGAAGAAAAATCAGGTTTCCTTTACGAAGGATATTCTTGAACATGTTGTTGAAAATTATACGCGCGAATCGGGTGTACGTGAATTGAATAAAAAGCTTGCCAAGATTATCCGTCGAATAGCTAAAAAAATTGCTTTCGAAGAACCTTATAATAAGAAATTAACCAAAGAAGATATTCGGGAATACCTGGGTGTGGTTCAATATACGCGTGAAAGCTATCAGGGCAATGAGATCCCCGGCGTTGTTACCGGCTTGGCCTGGACTGCTCATGGTGGTGAAATTCTATTTGTAGAGTCTAGTTTAAGTACTGGAAAAGGAGGTTTGACATTGACCGGGAATCTGGGAGAAGTGATGAAAGAATCTGCTATGCTGGCAATGGAATATTTAAAATCACATCGCGAGGAGCTGGGGCTGGAACAGGAAATGTTTGATAAAAATAATTTCCATGTTCATGTTCCGGAGGGAGCGATTCCCAAAGATGGTCCTTCGGCAGGTGTTACGATGGTAACTTCATTGTCCTCGGCTTTAACGAAAAGAAAAGTACGAAAGAATATTGCGATGACTGGCGAGATTACATTACGCGGTAAAGTGCTGCCGGTTGGAGGAATCAAAGAGAAGATTCTGGCAGCAAAACGTGCAGGTATCAAAGAGGTTCTTTTATCCGCGGATAATGAGAAAGATTTGGAGGAAATTAAGGACGTTTATTTGAAGGGGTTGAAGTTTCATTTTGTAAAGAACATCAGTGATGTTCTTGATTTTGCCTTGCTGAAGAGCTAG
- a CDS encoding LytTR family DNA-binding domain-containing protein produces the protein MVLNKTITAIIIDDDEEAIALLEIYLKAFQEIEIVDKTTSPKQGVKQIIRKMPDIVFLDIDMPDINGLEVAEVIKDNQLSTEIVFTTAHSKYAFKSLNLEPLDYLVKPFGPEELISVVNRYKTRIKRKELERSMDIFIQNNRPVKKVKLTTKSGVVFINPQEIMLLQAKVNYSIAHLSNGSIELITQPMQKIIDLMDFSSLVKANRSSYINIQYLRKVDRRNKICLLTHKDIVIEEPINRSSISFFEKLNCFPIT, from the coding sequence ATGGTTTTAAACAAGACGATAACGGCTATCATTATTGACGACGATGAAGAAGCAATCGCTCTTCTCGAAATTTACCTGAAAGCCTTTCAGGAGATTGAAATCGTTGACAAAACCACTAGTCCCAAACAAGGTGTTAAGCAAATAATCAGGAAGATGCCGGACATTGTTTTTTTAGATATTGATATGCCGGACATTAATGGGCTGGAAGTTGCAGAGGTTATCAAGGACAATCAATTGAGTACCGAAATTGTATTTACAACAGCGCACAGCAAATATGCCTTTAAATCGTTAAACTTAGAACCACTGGATTACCTTGTAAAGCCTTTTGGTCCCGAAGAATTGATCTCTGTTGTTAACCGTTACAAAACAAGAATTAAACGGAAAGAATTAGAGCGCAGCATGGACATCTTCATCCAAAATAACAGGCCTGTAAAAAAGGTAAAACTCACGACAAAATCCGGTGTCGTATTTATTAATCCACAAGAGATCATGCTGCTTCAGGCCAAAGTAAATTATAGCATTGCACATTTGTCCAACGGAAGTATTGAACTAATTACTCAACCGATGCAAAAAATCATCGATTTAATGGATTTTTCAAGCCTGGTAAAAGCAAACCGCTCATCTTATATCAATATCCAATATTTACGCAAAGTTGACCGCCGGAATAAAATATGCTTGTTAACTCACAAAGACATTGTTATTGAGGAACCAATCAACCGTTCAAGCATTTCTTTCTTCGAAAAGTTGAATTGCTTCCCCATCACCTGA
- a CDS encoding LytTR family DNA-binding domain-containing protein: MRDKKLTALIVDDEKEDRDILTYMLKEYKEVTIIDQAESTESALFKFLELKPDIVFLDLVMPGKNGMELISLLKKQKIETDIVIVSAYRDMAIDAIKNEVYDFLLKPIGPRKLHKVIANIEKRRDKANNTHLDNLLDNFKHETKLRLSSTNSHILVDPNDILYCEAEGTYTRIHLENGNVELANTYLGKIEDFLIKNNNFFRISRRHLINIDKLWRANKADNSCILIANNEELKLYGSKKQIRELCKIDNPE; this comes from the coding sequence ATGAGAGACAAAAAGCTTACCGCCCTTATTGTTGATGACGAAAAAGAAGATCGGGACATACTAACATACATGCTTAAAGAGTATAAAGAGGTTACGATTATCGATCAGGCCGAAAGTACGGAGTCGGCACTTTTCAAATTCTTAGAACTCAAACCCGATATTGTTTTTCTCGATTTAGTGATGCCCGGAAAAAACGGCATGGAGCTTATTTCTCTTTTGAAGAAACAAAAAATAGAAACAGACATTGTAATTGTTAGTGCCTACCGTGATATGGCCATAGATGCGATTAAAAATGAAGTTTACGACTTTCTACTTAAACCGATTGGACCGCGAAAACTACATAAGGTAATTGCTAATATTGAAAAAAGAAGAGACAAGGCAAATAACACACATCTAGACAACTTGCTTGACAATTTCAAACATGAAACAAAACTTAGGCTCTCTTCAACCAACAGTCATATATTGGTTGACCCAAATGATATTTTATATTGCGAAGCCGAAGGGACCTACACGCGGATTCATTTAGAAAACGGAAACGTTGAACTAGCCAACACATATCTTGGAAAGATTGAAGATTTTCTAATTAAAAACAATAATTTTTTCAGAATTAGTAGACGTCACCTAATAAATATTGATAAACTCTGGCGAGCAAACAAAGCTGACAATTCCTGCATTCTAATCGCCAATAATGAGGAATTAAAATTGTACGGCTCAAAAAAACAGATTAGAGAACTTTGTAAAATCGACAATCCTGAATAA
- a CDS encoding AI-2E family transporter encodes MIKVQGWTKNLLIAVGVFVFLFLVWYFSDIVTYILISAVLSLIGRPVVRFLHGIHIGRFSVPYTLAAFSTILLLWIFFIGSVRFLIPLLVAEFEQLSTIDFNAVLQIVEKPIRQWMDFVGEERNVDASANLVELLRGQIGDRMQFSQLTGIFGFVAGTLGELLVAFFSVSFITFFFLKEENMFKEGIILMVPSGYEEKVDRILNSIYNLLRRYFIGLLFEVTMVGTLVTLGLTIVGVGFSHSVVIGLFCGLFNVIPYLGPWMGATVGLLIGIAINLNADFSSHTLPLLGFMLLVFASVQIIDNILFQPLIYSSSVKAHPLEIFLVILAAGSVAGILGMILAIPVYTIVRVIAKEFLDSLKIVRKLTENLE; translated from the coding sequence ATGATTAAGGTGCAGGGGTGGACAAAGAATTTATTGATAGCTGTCGGTGTTTTTGTCTTTCTGTTTTTGGTTTGGTACTTTAGCGATATTGTCACTTATATATTAATATCTGCTGTTTTATCGCTGATTGGCCGTCCTGTCGTTCGCTTTTTGCATGGCATTCATATTGGTCGTTTTTCGGTTCCATATACCCTTGCGGCTTTTTCCACCATATTACTTCTGTGGATCTTTTTTATCGGATCAGTTCGCTTTTTGATTCCACTACTGGTGGCAGAGTTCGAGCAGCTCTCCACCATCGATTTTAATGCGGTTCTGCAAATTGTTGAAAAACCAATCAGGCAGTGGATGGATTTTGTCGGAGAGGAACGTAATGTTGATGCTAGTGCTAACTTGGTTGAACTATTGCGAGGACAGATTGGAGATAGAATGCAGTTTTCGCAGTTAACCGGAATTTTTGGATTTGTTGCCGGCACATTGGGCGAGTTACTCGTTGCTTTTTTCTCGGTTTCATTTATTACATTCTTCTTTTTAAAGGAAGAAAATATGTTTAAAGAAGGCATAATTCTCATGGTACCATCGGGGTACGAAGAAAAAGTTGATCGAATTTTGAATTCGATCTATAATTTACTTCGGCGTTACTTTATTGGTTTACTGTTCGAGGTAACAATGGTGGGAACCTTGGTAACCCTCGGGCTGACTATTGTTGGTGTGGGGTTTAGCCACTCCGTGGTAATTGGCTTATTCTGCGGTTTGTTTAATGTAATTCCCTACTTGGGTCCTTGGATGGGGGCGACAGTTGGTTTACTAATAGGTATTGCAATCAATCTTAATGCCGATTTTTCGTCGCATACTTTGCCCTTGTTGGGTTTTATGTTGCTTGTTTTCGCTTCGGTACAGATTATTGATAATATATTGTTTCAGCCGCTGATTTATTCAAGCAGTGTGAAAGCTCATCCGCTGGAAATTTTTCTGGTGATCTTAGCAGCCGGAAGTGTTGCAGGGATTTTAGGTATGATTCTGGCAATTCCGGTTTATACAATTGTCCGGGTTATTGCAAAAGAATTTCTTGACAGTCTGAAGATCGTTCGAAAACTTACTGAGAATCTCGAATAA
- a CDS encoding cytochrome c3 family protein, producing the protein MKLKFPVLWKSGFSPKGFLFVFLMSIFVFSAPAFTESQTQQSKQDSASDSAVRFSVPTLSDSVTAKEVHETGSETQVDTTGSAANPDTVSNETASARTKPAEEHKFGHYRNDIKRGERFFRGLLPQNINHQACVSCHNLKPTDTLNWNPSAIAIAEKYLNKDFASFKSVVMNPGVGMMAKVHQGFEFEDGDVKAIKVYLDDLAISGPTPLKPSINHLLLFIFLGLLITWALLELIFFRKIKYRFIPVLVLLIAFGFQLKMLVEEGIKLGRSEGYAPDQPIKFSHKVHAGENGIDCKYCHHTVEQSKSAGIPAMNLCMNCHVLIREGTNSGKFEISKIINAVETKDPVEWVRLHNLPDHVFFSHAIHVGVAKLDCQKCHGQVEEMDVMEQHADLSMGWCVNCHRDTEVQFTENGYYETFEKMHEEMGIDDLKKVTAEDVGANDCMRCHY; encoded by the coding sequence ATGAAACTTAAGTTCCCTGTTTTATGGAAATCCGGGTTTTCCCCAAAGGGTTTTCTGTTCGTTTTCCTCATGTCAATTTTTGTTTTCTCGGCACCGGCTTTTACTGAATCACAAACCCAACAAAGTAAACAAGATTCAGCAAGCGACAGCGCTGTAAGATTTTCAGTACCAACCCTATCGGATTCCGTTACTGCTAAAGAAGTCCATGAAACTGGCTCAGAAACACAAGTTGATACTACAGGATCAGCTGCAAATCCAGATACTGTTTCGAATGAAACGGCATCAGCTAGGACCAAACCTGCTGAAGAGCACAAATTTGGTCATTACCGAAACGATATTAAGCGTGGCGAACGTTTTTTTAGAGGTCTTTTACCCCAAAATATCAATCATCAGGCTTGTGTTTCTTGCCATAATTTGAAACCAACGGATACATTAAATTGGAATCCTTCGGCAATCGCTATTGCCGAGAAATATTTAAACAAAGATTTCGCTTCCTTCAAAAGCGTGGTCATGAATCCGGGAGTTGGAATGATGGCTAAAGTGCACCAGGGATTTGAGTTTGAAGATGGAGATGTGAAGGCTATTAAAGTTTATTTGGATGATTTGGCTATTTCCGGACCTACTCCATTAAAGCCTAGCATAAATCATTTGCTACTTTTTATCTTCTTAGGCCTATTAATTACTTGGGCATTATTAGAACTTATTTTTTTCCGGAAAATAAAATATCGTTTCATACCCGTACTTGTATTGTTAATTGCTTTTGGATTCCAACTGAAGATGTTAGTTGAAGAGGGGATTAAGTTAGGACGATCAGAAGGGTATGCGCCGGATCAGCCAATTAAATTTTCGCATAAAGTACATGCCGGAGAAAATGGTATCGACTGTAAATATTGTCATCATACCGTTGAACAAAGTAAGTCTGCCGGTATTCCTGCTATGAATTTATGTATGAATTGTCATGTATTGATTCGAGAAGGAACAAATTCGGGCAAATTCGAAATTTCAAAAATTATTAATGCCGTAGAGACGAAGGATCCGGTAGAATGGGTTCGATTACATAATTTACCTGATCACGTATTTTTTAGTCATGCTATTCACGTTGGAGTTGCTAAGCTCGATTGCCAGAAATGCCACGGACAAGTTGAGGAAATGGATGTGATGGAGCAACATGCTGATCTGTCGATGGGCTGGTGTGTGAATTGTCACCGCGATACAGAGGTTCAATTTACGGAAAATGGATATTACGAAACTTTTGAAAAAATGCATGAGGAAATGGGCATTGACGATTTAAAAAAGGTGACGGCAGAAGATGTTGGAGCGAACGATTGTATGCGTTGTCACTACTAA
- a CDS encoding TAT-variant-translocated molybdopterin oxidoreductase, with the protein MKTYWRSLEELEDPKALRIREAREEAKQKSLLYKESEGLDNKSRRDFLKTLGFSLAATTIVASCKKPVEKAIPYLVKPEEITPGKATYYASSYFDAGDYCSVVVKVRDGRPIKIEGNEFSSISQQGTSARVQASILNLYDGARYKEPRFQGNKTTWEEADHAIKTGLDSLAESSESVVLLTSTIISPSTKKIINQFLEAYPNISWIQYDAVSASGMLTANQKSFAKRAIPDYRFDQSKLVVSFGADFLGTWLSPVEYTKRYISRRKLDEGQKDMLRHYQFESAMSLTGSNADVRFPIKPSEEAGIVLALYNAIAKAKGENSISGPESTVDVSSLAEELLENEGQSVVVSGSNDENVQLLVNATNQLLDNYGNTILWDSPLLTKQGIDSEMNQFVRDLKKGKIKGLLAWGVNPVYDHPQGKDIETALRNLDFSVSFTERKDETANLCQYILPEPNYLESWNDLEPKAGSYSLAQPTIERLFDSRNVQESLLHWSGYDQTTYGNFIKKEWETNQYAKQSDLGDFRLFWNTALQKGIFENLTSTEVEYSTKGLNTISSKLQAPQSGTEIVLYETIAIGNGKYANNPWLQELPDPVAKISWDNYASVSVAYAEANGLVNESVISVNGLELPVFIQPGQAADTIAVALGYGRSYAGKVGDEVGKNMFPYVNEKNGARSYFIEKAKVENIEGKTYPLALSQTHHSMEGRPIARETNLDEYLKNPSAGNELHKEAEEHSVSLYDKPEFKGHHWGMAIDLNSCTGCGNCAISCQAENNVQVIGKEQVRNRRIMHWIRVDRYYSGDPANPEVSNQPVMCQHCDNAPCENVCPVAATPHSTEGLNQMAYNRCVGTKYCINNCPYRVRRFNWFQYINNNKFDYNANNDLGRMVLNPDVTVRSRGVVEKCSMCVQRIQEKKQTAKLEGRMIEEGEIKTACQQSCPGNAIVFGDLNNPESKISKLFKDERNYHLLEELHTLPSVGYLTKVRNKG; encoded by the coding sequence ATGAAGACATATTGGAGAAGTCTTGAAGAATTAGAAGACCCGAAAGCACTTCGCATCAGGGAAGCCCGGGAAGAAGCCAAACAGAAAAGTTTACTTTATAAAGAAAGTGAAGGTTTGGATAACAAGTCACGTCGTGATTTTTTAAAAACACTTGGGTTTAGTTTGGCTGCTACAACGATTGTTGCCAGTTGTAAGAAACCGGTTGAAAAGGCTATTCCGTATTTGGTAAAACCTGAAGAAATTACTCCTGGGAAAGCAACTTACTATGCTTCGTCGTATTTTGATGCTGGTGATTATTGCAGTGTAGTGGTAAAGGTCCGCGACGGACGTCCGATTAAAATTGAAGGGAATGAGTTCAGTTCAATTTCGCAACAGGGAACCAGTGCACGAGTTCAGGCTTCAATCTTAAATTTGTATGACGGTGCGCGTTATAAAGAGCCCCGCTTTCAGGGTAACAAAACTACATGGGAAGAGGCTGATCATGCCATAAAAACAGGATTGGACAGTTTAGCCGAAAGCAGCGAGTCAGTTGTTTTGTTAACTTCTACTATCATTTCTCCTTCTACAAAAAAGATCATTAATCAGTTTTTAGAAGCTTATCCTAATATAAGCTGGATTCAATACGATGCAGTTTCGGCATCAGGAATGCTAACGGCCAACCAAAAAAGTTTTGCCAAACGAGCCATCCCTGATTATCGTTTCGATCAGTCGAAACTCGTTGTAAGCTTTGGTGCCGATTTTTTAGGAACTTGGTTGTCGCCAGTTGAATATACAAAGCGGTATATATCGCGTCGAAAATTGGATGAAGGCCAAAAGGATATGTTGCGGCATTACCAATTTGAATCGGCTATGTCGTTAACTGGTTCAAATGCGGATGTGCGTTTCCCAATCAAGCCATCAGAGGAAGCCGGGATTGTGTTGGCTTTATATAATGCCATTGCAAAAGCAAAGGGCGAAAATTCAATTAGTGGTCCTGAATCTACTGTAGATGTTTCTTCGTTAGCCGAAGAGTTACTCGAAAATGAAGGGCAATCGGTTGTTGTTTCAGGTAGTAACGATGAAAATGTACAACTACTTGTTAATGCCACGAATCAATTGCTTGATAATTACGGGAACACAATTTTGTGGGACTCTCCATTGTTGACCAAACAGGGGATTGACAGTGAAATGAATCAGTTCGTTCGCGATCTTAAAAAAGGAAAAATAAAAGGACTTTTAGCTTGGGGGGTAAATCCGGTTTACGATCATCCGCAAGGAAAGGATATTGAAACGGCACTCCGTAACTTGGATTTTTCAGTATCATTTACAGAACGAAAAGATGAAACTGCCAACCTGTGTCAGTATATTCTTCCGGAACCTAATTATTTAGAATCATGGAACGATTTGGAGCCTAAGGCAGGCTCATACAGTTTAGCTCAGCCTACCATCGAACGCTTGTTTGATTCGCGAAATGTGCAAGAAAGCCTGTTACATTGGAGTGGCTATGATCAAACAACCTATGGTAACTTCATAAAAAAAGAATGGGAAACCAATCAATATGCGAAACAGTCTGATTTAGGTGATTTTAGATTGTTCTGGAACACTGCCTTGCAGAAAGGTATTTTTGAAAACCTCACGTCGACAGAAGTTGAATACTCAACAAAAGGGTTAAATACAATAAGCTCTAAGTTGCAAGCACCTCAATCGGGTACTGAAATTGTTCTTTATGAAACAATAGCCATTGGAAATGGGAAATATGCTAATAATCCTTGGCTGCAGGAACTTCCTGATCCGGTTGCTAAAATAAGTTGGGACAATTATGCATCGGTTTCGGTTGCATATGCTGAGGCTAATGGTTTAGTGAATGAAAGTGTCATTTCTGTTAATGGATTGGAACTCCCAGTATTTATACAACCCGGGCAAGCTGCTGATACGATTGCCGTTGCTTTAGGCTACGGAAGAAGTTATGCGGGGAAAGTGGGCGATGAAGTTGGTAAAAACATGTTTCCTTATGTGAACGAAAAAAATGGAGCTCGCAGTTATTTCATTGAAAAGGCGAAAGTGGAAAACATTGAGGGAAAGACATACCCCCTGGCTTTATCTCAGACCCACCATTCCATGGAAGGTCGTCCAATTGCTCGGGAAACAAATTTGGATGAGTATTTAAAGAATCCATCTGCCGGAAACGAACTTCATAAAGAAGCGGAGGAGCATTCTGTTTCATTATATGATAAACCTGAATTTAAAGGACATCATTGGGGAATGGCTATTGATCTGAATTCGTGTACCGGTTGCGGAAATTGTGCTATTTCTTGTCAAGCTGAAAATAATGTTCAGGTAATTGGGAAAGAACAGGTTCGTAATCGTAGAATCATGCACTGGATTCGTGTTGACCGTTACTATTCCGGAGATCCCGCAAATCCAGAAGTATCAAATCAACCTGTAATGTGTCAGCATTGCGATAATGCGCCATGCGAAAATGTGTGCCCGGTTGCTGCCACTCCGCATAGTACCGAAGGACTTAATCAGATGGCATACAACCGCTGTGTAGGTACGAAGTATTGTATCAATAACTGTCCATATCGTGTACGTCGATTCAACTGGTTTCAATACATCAACAATAATAAGTTTGACTATAATGCCAACAACGATCTTGGCCGAATGGTACTAAACCCCGATGTAACAGTTCGTTCTCGGGGTGTTGTTGAAAAATGCTCGATGTGCGTACAACGCATTCAGGAGAAAAAGCAGACTGCGAAACTCGAAGGACGAATGATTGAGGAAGGTGAAATTAAAACAGCTTGTCAACAATCATGCCCAGGTAATGCAATCGTATTTGGCGATTTAAATAATCCTGAAAGCAAAATCAGCAAGCTATTCAAGGATGAACGCAACTATCATTTATTGGAAGAATTACATACATTACCTTCGGTTGGATATCTGACAAAGGTGAGAAACAAAGGCTAA